A window from Flavobacterium gyeonganense encodes these proteins:
- the tssD gene encoding type VI secretion system tube protein TssD: MSFLSKLNIDGEEYNVLEFNVSFRQEIDNTSKPTGNAKGGIIKMIIEATQNSNFLSWMLNGDLTKDGKIIFYRRDAMSKMKELTFTKAFCIGYDEQFTSTTEVPMKITIELVAKELTFGDAKFSNNWIALS, from the coding sequence ATGAGTTTTTTATCTAAATTAAATATAGACGGAGAAGAATATAATGTCCTTGAATTTAATGTAAGTTTCAGACAGGAAATTGATAATACAAGTAAACCTACAGGAAATGCGAAAGGCGGAATTATTAAAATGATAATTGAGGCCACTCAAAACAGTAATTTTCTATCCTGGATGTTAAACGGTGATTTAACAAAAGATGGTAAAATCATTTTTTACAGAAGAGATGCTATGAGCAAAATGAAAGAGCTTACGTTTACGAAAGCATTTTGTATTGGTTATGACGAACAATTTACGAGTACTACCGAAGTGCCTATGAAAATTACTATAGAATTAGTGGCTAAAGAATTGACTTTTGGCGATGCGAAATTTTCTAACAACTGGATTGCCTTAAGCTAA
- the tssD gene encoding type VI secretion system tube protein TssD: MSFLTSLSVAGKDYKVLNVSYDLAQETDASGRPSTVTRGGRIMLEVESTGSTELFEWMTNNFERKDGSVKFIKRDSNATLKELKFTEAYMVKYKENFDHNSDTPLTETFMISARKISMGGGEFDNAWV; encoded by the coding sequence ATGTCGTTTTTAACATCGTTGTCAGTAGCCGGAAAGGATTACAAAGTATTGAATGTGAGTTATGATTTAGCTCAGGAAACAGATGCTTCAGGGCGTCCATCCACAGTAACTCGTGGAGGAAGAATTATGCTTGAAGTAGAATCTACAGGAAGTACTGAATTGTTTGAGTGGATGACCAATAATTTCGAAAGAAAAGATGGTTCTGTAAAGTTCATCAAACGTGATTCGAATGCTACTTTAAAAGAGCTAAAGTTTACAGAGGCTTACATGGTTAAGTACAAAGAAAACTTTGATCATAACAGTGATACTCCTTTAACGGAGACTTTTATGATTTCAGCACGCAAAATTTCGATGGGCGGAGGGGAATTTGATAATGCTTGGGTATAA
- a CDS encoding GPW/gp25 family protein — MKGAFYKLPIDFNAIIQKKELEKTSIEHSIAQQIILLATTTFGECKFDETFGSKIWEIDFDLLMNENTLKEIISKTMKQSLLLHEGRIKLNDLRVELSEETFFVDDMSRAKKKVDIIIDATIKSTNRIFDFKGYFFVGPLSYK; from the coding sequence ATGAAAGGAGCTTTTTATAAACTGCCGATAGATTTTAATGCCATCATTCAGAAAAAAGAATTAGAAAAAACATCCATTGAACATTCTATTGCCCAACAAATAATTTTGCTGGCTACAACTACATTTGGCGAATGTAAATTTGATGAAACTTTTGGATCTAAAATATGGGAGATCGATTTTGATTTACTTATGAATGAAAATACGCTTAAAGAAATAATATCGAAAACCATGAAACAATCTTTGCTTTTACATGAGGGCAGGATTAAACTTAATGATCTCAGGGTAGAATTGTCAGAAGAAACTTTTTTTGTAGATGATATGAGCAGGGCAAAGAAGAAGGTTGACATTATAATAGATGCCACAATAAAAAGTACCAATAGAATTTTCGATTTTAAGGGATACTTTTTTGTAGGCCCATTATCTTATAAATAA
- a CDS encoding DUF5458 family protein produces the protein MSNKEAYKNNDGDTAVLEPRVIAGAGSIEKNVEKLAKYGGFDLLEMSIEGIQNLNPERKARRKIFLGEVNKAKERETLLKTLELWSSVLSNNEALTDMVAQSEDKSKESEALLKKNLAKAVEDTREIEAAYRTVALFFKNTETDKVKNVTIVNADLEQLKDLDNTRFIDAIHSELVDNYDRLDLKNNYGILVIPGYLGSNKVIEKWAKIAHENKVMLVTDFEHLDEPDDVMEMFDAASLTGGDVYRSNVIMTCNWLVGRGRFDQIGENEDLHIAPSAALAGKIYKTLMSQVTAGKKFGGINEVDGVKFDLKKSEIANLENLGLVPMVNEYGKVMAFSAKTLFSGDNLGLQTYSVVRVFDYVTKVLMDFLNRRAFENFTAKTRKEIMNQIVAFLDGITGPDKLIENFEIRRFEQDPIQKDRIYMDIHMKPYFPAKNFLIKMDGHKGDDGTEWDTDYEQK, from the coding sequence ATGTCAAATAAAGAAGCATATAAAAATAACGACGGCGATACTGCAGTATTAGAACCTAGAGTAATTGCCGGAGCAGGTTCAATTGAAAAAAATGTTGAAAAACTGGCTAAGTACGGCGGTTTTGATTTATTGGAAATGTCAATTGAAGGAATTCAGAATCTTAATCCTGAGAGAAAAGCAAGAAGAAAAATCTTCCTTGGAGAAGTAAACAAAGCAAAAGAAAGAGAAACACTTTTAAAGACTTTAGAATTATGGTCTTCAGTTTTAAGCAACAATGAAGCTTTGACTGATATGGTGGCACAAAGTGAAGACAAAAGCAAAGAGTCTGAAGCATTGTTGAAAAAGAATCTTGCGAAAGCAGTTGAAGATACAAGAGAAATCGAGGCAGCTTACAGAACAGTTGCATTGTTCTTCAAGAACACTGAAACCGATAAAGTAAAAAATGTAACGATTGTAAATGCTGATTTAGAGCAATTAAAAGATCTTGATAACACACGTTTTATCGATGCAATTCATTCAGAACTGGTTGACAATTACGATCGTTTAGACCTTAAAAACAACTACGGTATTTTGGTAATTCCAGGCTATTTAGGTTCAAATAAAGTAATCGAAAAATGGGCAAAAATTGCACATGAAAATAAAGTAATGCTGGTTACCGATTTCGAACACCTTGACGAACCGGATGATGTAATGGAAATGTTTGATGCGGCTTCTTTAACAGGTGGAGATGTGTACCGTTCTAATGTAATTATGACTTGTAACTGGTTAGTAGGACGTGGCAGATTTGACCAGATTGGTGAAAATGAAGACTTACACATAGCTCCTTCTGCAGCACTTGCCGGAAAAATTTACAAAACGTTGATGTCTCAGGTTACAGCTGGTAAAAAATTCGGTGGAATCAATGAAGTTGACGGAGTAAAATTTGATCTTAAGAAAAGTGAAATTGCGAACCTTGAAAACTTAGGACTGGTTCCTATGGTAAACGAGTACGGAAAAGTAATGGCTTTCTCTGCCAAAACATTATTCAGCGGTGATAATTTAGGATTACAGACCTATTCAGTTGTTCGTGTTTTTGATTATGTGACCAAAGTATTAATGGATTTCCTTAATCGTCGTGCTTTCGAAAACTTTACAGCAAAAACGCGTAAAGAAATCATGAATCAGATTGTAGCTTTCCTTGACGGAATCACAGGTCCTGATAAATTGATTGAAAATTTTGAAATCCGCAGATTCGAGCAGGATCCAATTCAGAAAGACAGAATTTATATGGATATCCATATGAAACCTTATTTCCCGGCAAAAAACTTCCTGATCAAAATGGATGGACACAAAGGAGATGACGGAACTGAATGGGATACTGATTACGAGCAAAAATAA
- the tssO gene encoding type VI secretion system TssO, with protein MEVLNKQERQKAFIAFLIAFILTFSVMLIAVSFNFYMPKAENKLLKAENEMMKREYDYQTNFSVKIDSIRMTIDSINSPKVDNDFQQRLANVMIANMYQKIPKDTTDNKKLYNNIILAYKNIIDYKKQIRSLTHNSHLIDSLNQSAKTYKEELEKVSRDLDVCRQIYQNQ; from the coding sequence ATGGAAGTATTAAATAAACAAGAACGTCAAAAAGCATTTATAGCTTTTTTAATAGCCTTTATCCTCACTTTTTCAGTGATGTTAATTGCAGTATCCTTTAATTTTTATATGCCAAAAGCAGAAAATAAATTGCTTAAGGCAGAAAACGAAATGATGAAAAGGGAATACGATTATCAAACCAATTTTTCGGTAAAAATTGACAGTATCAGAATGACAATTGATTCGATCAATTCACCAAAAGTAGATAACGATTTTCAGCAGCGTTTGGCGAATGTTATGATTGCCAATATGTATCAGAAAATTCCAAAAGATACTACAGACAATAAAAAGCTGTATAACAATATCATTCTCGCATACAAGAATATTATCGATTATAAAAAGCAGATCAGAAGCCTTACGCATAATTCACACCTTATAGACAGTTTGAATCAATCAGCAAAAACATATAAAGAGGAGCTGGAAAAAGTAAGCAGGGATCTGGATGTCTGCCGTCAGATTTATCAAAATCAATAA
- a CDS encoding tetratricopeptide repeat protein → MKFKLVIPFLALVFSKNVSAQNISVQVLSAVEKDKVISNAEVMIQRNGESSAKSLTNNQGRTTINSGFPDDSNTLLIIKKDNYSSLVVKCPCNDMTYALSPYMKNLDGMRIVLNWGKNPYDLDSHLTFPGNHIFFQHQIGSSSNLDVDDTDSYGPETITIENKRFGETYHYFVHDFSNKDDLNSTQLSASDAKVFVYVGQSLVKTYYIPKNKTGNVWNLFKINENGEIIDINTVISKTTKDIGINDGDNDVEEQVYVSNEDKKRALQLNRKGDQAYQNKDVDAALEFYKQAIEYYPTFGQAYGNLGLMYIKKGYKAEAIYANRKAITYASGNSINTTKASAYYNIAKIFENENDFEEALNHYKLAKELKENTVYDNAIIRVKGKMQ, encoded by the coding sequence ATGAAATTTAAATTAGTAATCCCTTTTTTAGCACTTGTTTTTAGTAAAAATGTAAGCGCACAAAACATATCTGTACAAGTATTATCAGCAGTCGAAAAAGATAAAGTGATTAGTAATGCAGAAGTAATGATTCAGAGAAATGGCGAATCATCAGCAAAGAGCTTGACAAACAATCAAGGGAGAACCACAATTAATAGTGGATTTCCGGATGATTCAAACACATTATTAATTATCAAAAAAGACAACTATTCGAGTTTGGTGGTAAAATGTCCATGCAACGATATGACGTATGCGTTGAGTCCGTATATGAAAAATTTAGACGGAATGAGAATCGTATTGAACTGGGGTAAAAATCCGTACGATTTAGATTCGCATTTAACTTTTCCGGGGAATCACATCTTTTTTCAGCATCAAATAGGATCTTCCTCTAATCTGGATGTAGATGATACTGATAGTTACGGACCGGAAACGATAACAATTGAAAACAAAAGATTTGGAGAAACCTATCATTATTTTGTTCACGATTTCAGCAATAAGGATGATCTCAACTCAACTCAACTATCAGCGAGTGATGCAAAAGTCTTTGTATACGTAGGACAATCGTTAGTAAAGACGTATTACATTCCTAAAAATAAGACGGGTAACGTTTGGAATTTATTCAAAATAAATGAAAATGGAGAAATCATAGATATCAATACGGTTATTTCGAAGACTACAAAAGATATTGGGATCAATGACGGTGATAATGATGTTGAAGAACAAGTATACGTTTCAAATGAAGATAAGAAGAGAGCACTGCAGTTAAACAGAAAAGGCGATCAGGCCTATCAAAATAAAGATGTTGATGCAGCTTTAGAATTTTACAAGCAAGCGATAGAATACTATCCAACATTTGGTCAGGCATACGGAAATTTAGGTCTTATGTATATCAAAAAAGGGTATAAGGCAGAAGCGATTTATGCAAACAGGAAAGCGATAACATATGCATCGGGCAATTCAATAAACACTACAAAAGCCAGTGCTTATTACAATATTGCTAAAATTTTTGAAAACGAAAATGATTTTGAAGAAGCGTTAAACCACTACAAACTCGCTAAAGAATTAAAAGAAAATACGGTTTATGATAACGCCATTATCAGAGTTAAAGGTAAAATGCAATAA
- a CDS encoding XAC2610-related protein, which produces MKYIKYIFLLIILSSCKKDKMNSVSSLSKANIKAINSKLINSSYSQIPINCDDEQFSPTNCGNNEKNLFYKFSVINNKSVIEFKYKNKTFNHSLTESISELGINSFLFENESKMILIIDSFLEYGHTFYVYQLDIDSIKYIGSKSFDVKLDKNEIELKYNFNLSETNNKLILKLGSGYDDINFIISNSIILSIKDNILPDVDSKTENRTLFKKFIFKFSISKIVNEDGNETKKIRINLKNKETDKVQQIDFVPGSLMTEFDVSSSSTVSYFDMEKSIINSYQEIEGGNMLIALDVNFDGLEDFAIINYQGSNGGPQYAYYVQTTNQQFVLDSYLTDIVRFCPSEINKNKKTLTITHPSGCCQIQTYKFQIQRNGEWKEIYSNLEDIK; this is translated from the coding sequence ATGAAATACATTAAATACATTTTTTTATTAATTATTTTATCCTCTTGCAAAAAGGATAAAATGAATTCTGTATCAAGTTTGTCTAAAGCTAATATTAAAGCGATAAATAGCAAATTGATTAATTCAAGTTATTCACAGATCCCAATAAATTGTGATGATGAACAATTTTCTCCCACGAATTGTGGGAATAATGAAAAGAATTTATTTTATAAGTTTTCAGTTATTAATAATAAATCAGTTATTGAGTTTAAATATAAAAACAAAACTTTTAATCATTCACTCACTGAATCCATCTCAGAGTTAGGTATTAATAGTTTTCTCTTTGAAAATGAGTCAAAAATGATTTTAATTATAGATTCTTTTTTAGAATATGGACATACTTTTTATGTTTATCAATTAGATATAGATAGTATAAAATATATTGGTAGTAAAAGTTTTGATGTGAAACTTGATAAAAATGAAATAGAATTAAAATACAATTTCAATTTATCAGAAACAAATAATAAGTTAATATTAAAACTAGGTAGTGGATACGATGATATAAATTTCATTATAAGTAATTCCATCATATTGTCTATAAAAGACAATATTTTACCAGATGTAGATTCAAAAACCGAAAATAGAACCTTGTTCAAAAAATTTATTTTTAAGTTTTCAATATCAAAAATTGTAAATGAAGACGGAAATGAAACAAAAAAGATTAGGATAAACCTCAAAAATAAGGAAACAGATAAAGTTCAGCAAATAGATTTTGTCCCCGGGTCATTAATGACAGAGTTTGATGTAAGCTCATCAAGTACTGTCTCATATTTTGATATGGAAAAATCGATTATAAATAGTTATCAGGAAATAGAAGGGGGTAATATGCTAATAGCTTTAGATGTAAACTTTGATGGATTAGAAGATTTTGCAATAATAAATTATCAAGGAAGTAATGGAGGTCCACAATATGCTTATTATGTTCAAACAACAAATCAACAATTTGTATTAGATTCATATTTGACTGATATAGTGAGGTTTTGTCCCTCCGAAATCAATAAAAATAAAAAGACATTGACAATTACACATCCCTCAGGATGTTGTCAAATACAGACATATAAGTTTCAGATTCAACGTAATGGGGAATGGAAAGAAATCTATTCAAACTTAGAAGATATTAAATAA
- a CDS encoding PAAR-like protein: protein MATDKEIGQTLEKNTFGKCKMQPNGSGDYLLCQAVITKWSSFYEKVTLSNKGKILLEDSKATCPIGGADCITVDKHGQKAEVSEQNVKNAKPEVQNQINPMVDIENLFAREHTDEGILYS, encoded by the coding sequence ATAGCAACCGATAAAGAAATTGGACAGACATTAGAGAAAAATACTTTTGGTAAATGTAAAATGCAGCCCAACGGAAGCGGCGATTACCTGCTGTGTCAGGCAGTAATTACAAAATGGAGTAGTTTTTATGAAAAAGTTACCTTGTCTAATAAAGGAAAAATATTACTAGAAGACAGTAAAGCAACCTGTCCTATTGGAGGCGCTGATTGCATTACTGTTGACAAACATGGACAAAAAGCAGAAGTAAGTGAACAGAATGTAAAGAATGCCAAACCGGAAGTCCAAAATCAAATAAACCCGATGGTAGATATAGAAAATCTATTTGCAAGGGAGCATACAGACGAAGGAATATTATATAGTTAA
- a CDS encoding peptidoglycan-binding domain-containing protein codes for MSEFKIIGNPDPIVGKEEFYYVNSYLPNILPFQNSASNNSFEQLVKWEIYILENGRWRKTKENDKTGKKISYTFFQKSLDRKGIRILARRGDEVARLNIKSHPAEKPKIDSIELLDKNGKKPQKPLSYGQTLKARVHCLHMEKRKVNVTLWEDDAVGSGHDKANTKNIIETLSGVVKNGKADVNFLLRPSIAEIARKSKDEGKVHEYYVTTDFNKEKIASNNVNVNDLEVPVAPYKRKIPVQQPAQPKTAVQKPVQEKTNTSGSSAQPPKTKAEITNVHLTDTAGHKIQGTFKEKQIKVWIDSKGLIGKEIRLKLYDEDGISDDELFNDKFIIRSNIYSVVIDLNKIPRSKGGGYWGEGAEQEVYADVEVIQTKQTKPSKIVNVDATVFKPDPIEVTNKVAKIGSGSGNEGKNCGEKFCIKIGSPNSELIREINIRLAGFGGNVPTDKFTDRTEKMIKQFQRDYMKVPETGKVCGNVLKAIDEFQKKYPINFEEIKCKCGTCTGYGNGRNSDEYQNSSVLEPYRKYEYPGIHRSLVCAYRASIFYINRDKHLDYKTKWIDSGYRCHNHPIYLSTKTTNHCGKALDIHYNFISTGQRARSIPDVERIREKIFNKYLGAKWDWKPGQNDIFNLESTEKGAVSWVHVDVREFSQKYLKNEYFIKTLSQLDGKSIVQLAKDLGFKDTCNCLRGSKNNEQNKSTVSKYKWSHSEFGNLIANHESGNNYNKCNQTKGGLKVIDNVKVVDLTIKEIQDKQENRDVFAVGRYQLIPITLNDAITRLSLDINLKLNEEMQDKIFDEYLINLKRPKIIAYLEKSGEVEDAMYDSAKEWASIGVEVGKRISDKTVKKEGKTIIVKRYAKGGESYYAGDGLNEAHISPEQIKQTLINSKNANK; via the coding sequence ATGTCAGAATTTAAAATAATTGGAAATCCGGATCCTATTGTAGGAAAGGAAGAATTTTATTATGTAAATAGTTATTTACCGAATATTTTGCCTTTTCAAAATTCAGCTTCTAATAATAGTTTTGAGCAGCTTGTAAAATGGGAAATATATATTCTAGAAAATGGGAGATGGCGCAAGACAAAAGAAAATGATAAAACAGGAAAAAAAATATCATATACCTTTTTTCAGAAAAGTTTAGATAGAAAAGGTATCCGTATTTTAGCAAGAAGAGGAGATGAGGTAGCTCGTCTAAATATAAAATCACATCCGGCCGAAAAACCAAAAATAGATAGTATTGAATTACTGGATAAAAACGGTAAAAAGCCTCAAAAACCGTTATCGTATGGGCAAACGCTTAAGGCGAGAGTTCACTGTCTGCACATGGAGAAACGTAAAGTAAACGTTACGCTTTGGGAGGATGATGCAGTTGGTAGCGGACATGATAAAGCAAATACAAAAAATATAATAGAAACACTTTCAGGTGTTGTAAAAAATGGAAAAGCAGATGTCAATTTTCTATTAAGACCCAGTATTGCAGAAATTGCAAGAAAGAGTAAAGATGAAGGTAAAGTACATGAATATTATGTAACAACAGATTTTAATAAAGAAAAAATTGCGAGTAATAATGTTAATGTAAATGATCTGGAAGTACCTGTAGCACCGTATAAGAGGAAAATACCTGTACAACAGCCTGCACAGCCCAAAACAGCGGTACAAAAACCTGTACAGGAAAAGACTAATACATCAGGTTCTTCCGCGCAGCCACCAAAAACGAAGGCAGAAATTACGAATGTACATCTTACAGATACTGCCGGACATAAAATACAAGGGACTTTTAAGGAAAAGCAAATTAAGGTTTGGATAGATTCTAAAGGGTTGATTGGTAAAGAAATTCGCTTGAAATTATATGATGAAGACGGGATTTCAGATGATGAATTATTCAATGATAAATTCATTATTAGGTCAAACATATATTCTGTAGTAATAGATCTTAATAAAATCCCGAGAAGTAAAGGTGGAGGTTATTGGGGAGAAGGCGCAGAACAGGAAGTATATGCAGATGTTGAAGTAATACAAACTAAACAAACTAAACCAAGTAAAATTGTTAATGTTGATGCTACTGTGTTTAAGCCAGATCCAATTGAAGTTACTAATAAGGTTGCGAAGATTGGTAGCGGAAGTGGTAATGAAGGGAAAAATTGTGGAGAAAAATTTTGTATAAAAATAGGATCTCCAAATAGTGAACTTATAAGAGAAATAAATATTCGTTTAGCGGGATTTGGCGGGAATGTACCTACTGATAAGTTTACAGATCGTACTGAAAAAATGATCAAACAATTTCAGCGAGATTATATGAAAGTTCCTGAAACTGGTAAAGTCTGTGGTAATGTTTTAAAAGCTATTGATGAATTTCAAAAAAAATATCCTATAAATTTTGAGGAGATAAAATGTAAATGTGGTACTTGTACTGGGTATGGCAATGGAAGAAATTCAGATGAATATCAGAATAGTTCTGTTTTAGAACCATACAGAAAATATGAGTATCCAGGAATTCACAGAAGCTTAGTTTGTGCTTATCGGGCTTCTATTTTTTACATTAATAGAGATAAACATTTAGATTATAAAACAAAATGGATAGATTCTGGTTATAGATGTCACAATCACCCCATTTACTTATCTACAAAAACGACAAATCATTGTGGAAAAGCTTTAGATATTCATTATAACTTTATAAGTACCGGACAACGAGCAAGAAGTATTCCAGATGTTGAAAGAATACGGGAGAAAATTTTTAATAAATATTTAGGAGCGAAATGGGACTGGAAACCTGGTCAAAATGATATTTTTAATTTAGAATCAACTGAGAAAGGCGCAGTATCATGGGTTCATGTTGATGTAAGGGAGTTTTCTCAAAAATATTTAAAAAATGAATACTTCATAAAGACTTTAAGTCAATTAGATGGTAAAAGTATAGTACAATTGGCAAAGGATTTAGGTTTTAAAGATACTTGTAATTGTTTACGAGGATCGAAGAATAATGAGCAAAATAAAAGTACTGTCAGCAAATATAAATGGTCACACAGTGAATTTGGAAATTTAATTGCGAACCATGAATCAGGCAATAATTACAATAAATGCAATCAAACTAAAGGAGGATTAAAGGTCATAGATAATGTGAAAGTAGTAGATCTTACTATTAAAGAGATTCAAGATAAACAAGAAAATAGAGATGTTTTTGCTGTAGGTAGATATCAATTAATACCAATTACTCTAAATGATGCAATTACTCGTTTATCTTTAGATATAAATCTTAAATTAAATGAAGAAATGCAAGATAAAATTTTCGATGAATATCTGATTAATCTTAAGAGACCTAAAATTATTGCCTATCTTGAAAAAAGTGGAGAAGTAGAAGATGCAATGTATGATTCGGCAAAAGAATGGGCGAGTATAGGTGTAGAGGTAGGAAAACGTATAAGTGATAAAACAGTTAAAAAAGAAGGGAAGACTATCATTGTTAAAAGATACGCTAAAGGAGGAGAATCATATTATGCGGGCGATGGTCTAAACGAAGCACATATCAGTCCTGAGCAAATAAAACAAACATTAATAAATTCAAAAAATGCAAACAAATAA
- a CDS encoding DUF4280 domain-containing protein, translating into MSEKHLVVQGATLKCKFSVEPKKDTLKVKSQQKHYANDKDAANKLIATDKEIGQTLEKNTFGKCKMQPNGSGDYLPCQAVITKWSSFYEKVTLSNKGKILLEDSKATCPIGGPDCIEVDKHGQKAGAGKGNAKKAKPQVSNQINPLVNTGEFQESLEESDSICK; encoded by the coding sequence ATGAGTGAGAAACACCTAGTAGTACAAGGGGCTACGTTAAAATGTAAGTTTAGTGTTGAACCAAAAAAAGATACACTAAAGGTAAAATCTCAGCAGAAACATTATGCAAATGATAAAGATGCAGCAAATAAACTCATTGCAACAGACAAAGAAATTGGACAAACGCTTGAGAAAAATACTTTTGGTAAATGTAAAATGCAGCCCAACGGAAGCGGCGATTACCTGCCGTGTCAGGCAGTAATTACAAAATGGAGTAGTTTTTATGAAAAAGTTACCTTGTCTAATAAAGGAAAAATATTATTGGAAGACAGCAAAGCAACCTGTCCTATTGGAGGACCGGATTGTATAGAAGTAGATAAACACGGGCAGAAAGCAGGGGCAGGCAAAGGAAATGCAAAAAAAGCGAAACCGCAGGTAAGCAACCAGATAAATCCTTTGGTTAATACAGGTGAATTTCAAGAGAGTTTAGAAGAGAGTGATTCTATTTGTAAATAA
- a CDS encoding LysM peptidoglycan-binding domain-containing protein, which translates to MYYIEEAEVSFHGRHRTYKVKKGDTLESVSLELGIAASELRRYHNIYCEIPDLIEADFKRHLEFLILAPEKSEAEILEAEVKTKQKVSLGKEYKLPFLPQEISKEYKVQYTTEVGDQIDTIEMEVGVKWLASDKNKFHLFEIRRQSIHINNEIPDTVMDELAAKTAEVLYPLEIVVDESGKWIDVHNYSEIINRWEGVKTEILDYYEGEVIQIYIDHTECALENIDTLLKSLASDYFLRVFFNAIHIGYTANYEFKNNVSFPLEKDEESLFEVEQKIDPFLDESYLVKVEQKGDYKDSESEANFGYDPRKGYYNATYLLDKDSYWIEKIKMECSIDYDDLIKISISVESLEKQKELN; encoded by the coding sequence ATGTATTATATAGAAGAAGCAGAAGTTTCATTTCACGGCAGGCACCGTACTTATAAAGTTAAAAAAGGAGATACTCTGGAGAGTGTTTCCCTTGAACTTGGTATTGCTGCCAGTGAACTCAGACGGTATCATAATATATATTGTGAAATTCCTGATCTAATCGAAGCAGATTTTAAAAGACATTTGGAGTTTTTGATTTTGGCTCCGGAAAAAAGTGAAGCTGAAATATTAGAGGCAGAAGTAAAAACAAAACAAAAAGTTAGTTTAGGTAAAGAGTATAAATTACCCTTTCTGCCTCAGGAAATTAGTAAAGAATACAAAGTACAATATACCACTGAGGTTGGTGATCAGATTGACACTATTGAAATGGAGGTAGGTGTAAAATGGCTTGCATCGGATAAAAATAAATTTCATCTGTTTGAAATAAGAAGGCAGTCTATCCATATCAATAACGAAATACCGGATACTGTTATGGATGAACTTGCAGCAAAAACAGCGGAAGTTTTATATCCTTTGGAAATAGTGGTTGACGAGTCTGGTAAATGGATTGATGTTCATAACTATAGTGAAATTATAAACCGTTGGGAAGGAGTAAAAACAGAAATTCTGGATTATTATGAAGGTGAAGTAATTCAAATTTATATTGACCATACGGAATGTGCATTAGAAAATATAGATACATTGTTGAAGTCACTGGCTTCAGATTATTTTTTGAGAGTTTTTTTTAATGCTATACATATAGGTTACACAGCCAATTATGAATTTAAAAACAATGTTTCCTTTCCGTTAGAAAAAGATGAGGAATCATTATTTGAAGTCGAACAAAAGATTGATCCCTTTTTAGATGAATCTTATTTAGTGAAGGTGGAACAAAAAGGAGATTATAAAGACAGTGAATCTGAAGCCAATTTTGGATACGATCCTAGGAAAGGATATTATAATGCAACATATCTTTTGGACAAGGATTCATATTGGATTGAAAAGATAAAAATGGAATGCAGTATTGACTATGATGATCTAATAAAGATTTCAATATCGGTAGAGTCTTTAGAAAAACAAAAAGAATTAAATTGA